The Lachnospiraceae bacterium genome has a window encoding:
- a CDS encoding helix-turn-helix transcriptional regulator, producing the protein MTLGKKIQKLRKEKNWTQEELAERLGVSSQAVSKWETDISSPDILLLRPLAELMGISVDYLLNPDEEERAQVWMAPEKQKKKLEDMILHLSIVSADEDIVKLNLPMPLVQMFLEIGLEMPKVKNKEILEKKDLEKILLLVEKGAMGKLLEIQSGDGDLIEIVVE; encoded by the coding sequence ATGACACTGGGAAAGAAAATTCAAAAGCTAAGGAAAGAGAAGAACTGGACACAGGAGGAGCTGGCGGAGCGGCTGGGTGTATCCTCGCAGGCTGTTTCTAAATGGGAGACCGATATATCCAGTCCGGATATTTTGCTGCTTAGGCCTCTTGCAGAACTAATGGGAATCAGTGTAGATTATTTGCTGAATCCGGATGAGGAAGAACGGGCGCAAGTGTGGATGGCTCCGGAAAAGCAAAAGAAAAAGCTGGAGGATATGATTTTGCATCTGTCGATTGTTTCGGCGGATGAGGATATTGTTAAGCTGAATTTACCGATGCCGCTGGTCCAGATGTTTCTCGAAATAGGACTGGAGATGCCCAAGGTTAAAAATAAAGAAATTTTAGAGAAAAAGGATCTAGAAAAGATTCTGCTATTGGTTGAAAAAGGAGCGATGGGAAAATTGCTGGAAATTCAATCTGGTGATGGCGATTTGATCGAGATTGTGGTAGAATGA